The following coding sequences lie in one Oncorhynchus nerka isolate Pitt River linkage group LG14, Oner_Uvic_2.0, whole genome shotgun sequence genomic window:
- the LOC115142007 gene encoding intraflagellar transport protein 20 homolog: protein MAKDPLAEAGLHFDELNKLRVLEPEVDQKTRELKEECEDFVDKMGQFQKIVGGLIELVDELAKEAETEKMKAIGARNLLKSVAKQREAQQQQLQALIAEKKMQLERYRIEYEALSKVEAEQNEFIDQFILQK from the exons ATGGCGAAAGACCCGTTGGCTGAAGCTGGTCTTCATTTTGATGAACTCAACAAGCTGCGGGTGCTGGAACCAGAGGTGGACCAGAAGACCAGGGAGCTCAAGGAGGAGTGTGAAGACTTTGTTGACA AAATGGGCCAGTTTCAGAAGATAGTGGGTGGTCTCATCGAGCTGGTGGATGAATTGGCGAAAGAGGCAGAAACTGAAAAGATGAAG GCTATTGGAGCCAGGAACCTGTTGAAGTCTGTGGCCAAGCAGAGGGAAGCCCAGCAACAGCAGCTCCAGGCCCTGATAGCAGAGAAGAAGATGCAGCTGGAGAG GTATCGTATCGAGTACGAAGCTCTCTCCAAGGTGGAGGCTGAGCAGAATGAGTTCATTGACCAGTTCATTCTACAGAAATAA